DNA sequence from the Rhodospirillales bacterium genome:
GCGGGCGGCGACGGCCCGGTACAGGAGCCCGCTGTCGAGATGGGCCAGGTTGAACCGTTCCGCCAGTCCCCGGGCCAGCGTGCCGGTGCCGACTGCCGCCGGCCCGTCAACCGCGATGATCACGGTGCAGCCGTCCCGGTGTCGATCGCGGCGCCAAGGCGACGCATGGCCGCGCTGAAACCCGGCCAGCTGGTACGGATCGTGCCCGCCCCACCCACTTCGATGGGTTCTGCGCAGGCCGTTCCCAGGATCAGGAACGCCATGGCAATCCGGTGATCCAGCGCAGACTCGATCCGCACGCCGCCGCGGGGACGCGGCGTGCCCTCGATCAGCAGGTCGTCATCCTCGACCCGCGCGGCAACCCCTGCAGCAACAAGGCCGGAACGAAGCGCCTCGAGCCGGTCGCTTTCCTTGACCCGGAGCTCGCCGACACCGCGGAACCGGCTTACGCCGTCAGCACAGGCGGCGGCCATCGCCAGCGCGGGGTACTCGTCAATGGTTCGAGGCGCGTATTCGGGCCCGAGATCCACTGCCCGCAAACCACCGGCGCGGCCGCGCACGCGGAGGTTGGCCATCGGTTCGGCTCCAGCGCCGGCAACGGGCTCCTCGTCGATGTCGGCCCCCATCGCACGGAGCGCATCCAGAACGCCGGTCCGGGTCGGATTGGTGCCGACTCTCTCGAGTTCCACCTCCGAGCCGTCGGCAAGCAGCGCGGCCACAATCGGAAAGGCCGCCGACGACACGTCTCCGGGCACGGCGATCGCCGTCGGGCGCAGCGGCGCGTTGCCCTCCACCGACACGGCCAGGCCGCCATCAACCGCGGCCGTAGACACGGCGGCGCCGAACCCGCGCAGCATGCGCTCGCCGTGATCCCGGCTTGGGCGGGGTTCCACCACAGTGGTGGTACCGCTCGCATGCAACCCGGCGAGCAGCACGCACGTCTTCACCTGCGCGGACGGCACCGCGCTGCTCCAATCGAGCGGCAGCAGTTCGTCGGTCCCGGTGATGGTCATCGGCAGCCTGCCGTCCCGGGAAGTGACGAACTCGGCACCCATGGCCACGAGCGGGCCGATCACCCGCTGCATGGGCCGGCTCCGCAGCGAGGCATCGCCGGAAAGCACAGCGGGGAAGGTGTGCCCGGCAAGGACACCAGCCAGTAGGCGGGCGGCCGTGCCGCTGTTGCCGCAATCGAGAACGCCGTCGGGCGGCGCCAGTCCGTGGATCCCACGTCCGTGAATCCGGTAGGCACCCGGAGCGGTTCGCCGGATCTCCACACCCAGGGCGCGGAGGCACGCCTGCGTGGCCAGCACATCGTCCGATTCGAGGCAGCCGTCGGCGTGCGACTCGCCGACCGCAAGGGCCGAGATCAGGAAGGCGCGGTGGGAAATGGACTTGTCGCCGGGTACACGCAAGCGACCGGACAGGACGCCGCCGGGGCGACCGACGGCGGTCTCGGCCGAAGGTGAGTCAGAAACGGGCTGCATCATTCCGAGTCACCGGCCGCGCAGGCCTGGACCACACGAGCGGGCGGCCCGGCGCCGCGCAGAGGACCTGCACTCGACGACGCCGGCCTTCGCGAAGCCTCCAGGCAGTCAGGCCCTGGGGATCGCGAGACGACGTCGCGACCGCATCCGGACGGGCCTGCGGTCGGTCGACGCGGGCATCGTTCCAATTGGCGTCGCCCGCTCTCGCGGGAACGGGCCACGGTCATCATAGGTCTGCGAACGGGTGGGCGGTCACGCCCGGCCCCAACGGCAACTGCACGTCGCCCGGATGAACCACGTAGCCGGCCATGGCCTGATCGCCAAAATCCCCTCGCATCGTCCGTATCGAGGCCGCCATGCCGGGCCGCGGGGTGGCGGAGAGCTTGACCTCGATGGGCACCAGCTTCCCCGCACCTAACACGACGAAATCGACCTCGGTTCCCGCCGAGGTTCGCCAAAAGAATACTTGCGGTGCCATCCCCCTGTGAGTCAACGCCTTCACGATCTCCGACAGTACCGCTGTCTCCATGATCGCGCCCCCCATTGGACCGGACGCGGCGTGTCCAGCATCCCGGAGGCCCGCAAGATGGCAGAGCGTTCCGGTGTCCATGAAATAGACCTTCGCTGTCTTGACGAGTCGTTTCCCGACATTGGCATGGTACGGGCGAAGCACAAACACCTGGTAGGTCGCCTCCAGCACGGAAATCCAAGCCTTGATCGTGTTGACGGCCAGACCCAGATCGCGCGCGATGCCGGTGAGATTCAGCAATTGACCGCTTCGGGCCGCCAGGACTTGCAGGAAGCTACGGAATCCCGTGAGGTCGCCAATCTGCCGAAGCGCACGAACGTCCCGCTCCAGATAAGTCTGGATGTAGCTCCCGTG
Encoded proteins:
- the aroA gene encoding 3-phosphoshikimate 1-carboxyvinyltransferase gives rise to the protein MQPVSDSPSAETAVGRPGGVLSGRLRVPGDKSISHRAFLISALAVGESHADGCLESDDVLATQACLRALGVEIRRTAPGAYRIHGRGIHGLAPPDGVLDCGNSGTAARLLAGVLAGHTFPAVLSGDASLRSRPMQRVIGPLVAMGAEFVTSRDGRLPMTITGTDELLPLDWSSAVPSAQVKTCVLLAGLHASGTTTVVEPRPSRDHGERMLRGFGAAVSTAAVDGGLAVSVEGNAPLRPTAIAVPGDVSSAAFPIVAALLADGSEVELERVGTNPTRTGVLDALRAMGADIDEEPVAGAGAEPMANLRVRGRAGGLRAVDLGPEYAPRTIDEYPALAMAAACADGVSRFRGVGELRVKESDRLEALRSGLVAAGVAARVEDDDLLIEGTPRPRGGVRIESALDHRIAMAFLILGTACAEPIEVGGAGTIRTSWPGFSAAMRRLGAAIDTGTAAP
- a CDS encoding ATP-binding protein — protein: MAESYITRTIEPVLKRAAAEFPAVAVTGPRQSGKTTLLQRLFGESHRYVSLEPPDVRAAATADPRAFLEMFRPPVIFDEAQYAPSLFPYIKEKIDADRQHAGRYLLTGSQNLSLAEDINESLAGRIAMLCLLPLSRREAEGRPNLLLPWEAQHPPTPARRFAYDELWRAFLRGGFPELCAQPERDVALWHGSYIQTYLERDVRALRQIGDLTGFRSFLQVLAARSGQLLNLTGIARDLGLAVNTIKAWISVLEATYQVFVLRPYHANVGKRLVKTAKVYFMDTGTLCHLAGLRDAGHAASGPMGGAIMETAVLSEIVKALTHRGMAPQVFFWRTSAGTEVDFVVLGAGKLVPIEVKLSATPRPGMAASIRTMRGDFGDQAMAGYVVHPGDVQLPLGPGVTAHPFADL